One part of the Georgfuchsia toluolica genome encodes these proteins:
- a CDS encoding thiolase domain-containing protein: MHQASWHRGNIIKGRTYIVGAYEHPIRKADTLSVARIHADVAKGALEDAGLSKGDIDGYFCAGDAPGLGTASMVEYLGLKVRHMDSTECGGSAPILHVAHAAQAIAMGRCNVALVTLGGRPRAAGASLALKPPDFDTPDLQFEMPYAPATQNLYALVARRHMYEFGTTSEQLAWIKVAASHHAQHNVNALLRQVVTVEDVLNSPLVSDPLHRLDCCVISDGGGAVIVARPEIARSLNRPKVRILGSGEAPKNNSAGKIDLTYSAAAFSGPAAFSEAGITPADIKYASIYDSFTITVLVQLEDLGFCPKGQGGQFVADGNLISGVGKLPFNTDGGGLCNNHPANRGGMTKLIEAVRQLRGEAHSKVQVPNCNLAIASGIGGVLASRHVAGTVILERE, translated from the coding sequence TTGCACCAGGCAAGCTGGCATAGAGGAAACATCATCAAGGGTAGGACATACATAGTCGGTGCCTACGAGCACCCGATCCGAAAGGCTGACACGCTTTCGGTCGCGCGTATCCATGCTGACGTTGCCAAGGGAGCGCTGGAGGATGCGGGATTGAGCAAGGGAGACATCGACGGCTATTTCTGTGCCGGCGATGCACCTGGGCTGGGTACTGCGTCGATGGTTGAATACCTTGGACTGAAGGTTCGTCACATGGACTCCACCGAATGCGGCGGCTCGGCGCCTATCCTGCATGTCGCGCATGCCGCTCAGGCCATCGCCATGGGCAGATGCAATGTGGCGTTGGTCACCCTCGGCGGTCGTCCGCGCGCGGCTGGTGCCTCGCTCGCCCTCAAACCGCCGGATTTTGACACGCCGGATTTGCAGTTCGAAATGCCCTATGCTCCGGCAACCCAGAATCTGTATGCACTGGTGGCCCGCCGCCACATGTACGAGTTCGGCACTACCAGCGAACAGCTGGCATGGATCAAGGTTGCCGCTTCGCACCATGCGCAGCACAATGTCAACGCCCTGCTGCGCCAGGTGGTGACGGTGGAGGATGTGCTTAACTCGCCGCTGGTTTCCGATCCGCTACATCGCTTGGACTGCTGCGTCATCAGCGACGGTGGCGGCGCGGTGATCGTGGCGCGTCCCGAAATTGCCAGAAGCCTGAATCGTCCGAAAGTCAGGATACTCGGCAGCGGCGAAGCGCCCAAGAACAACAGCGCAGGCAAGATCGATCTGACCTACTCGGCTGCGGCATTCTCCGGCCCGGCCGCGTTTTCCGAAGCAGGGATTACCCCGGCCGACATCAAGTACGCATCGATCTACGATAGCTTCACCATCACCGTGCTGGTACAATTGGAAGACCTCGGCTTTTGCCCCAAAGGGCAGGGCGGCCAGTTCGTCGCCGACGGCAATTTGATCTCGGGTGTCGGCAAGTTGCCGTTCAACACGGACGGCGGCGGCCTCTGCAACAACCATCCGGCCAATCGCGGTGGCATGACAAAGCTGATCGAGGCGGTGCGTCAGCTTCGCGGCGAGGCACATTCCAAGGTCCAGGTGCCTAACTGCAACCTGGCGATTGCCAGCGGTATCGGCGGTGTCCTCGCCTCCCGGCATGTGGCTGGAACAGTGATCTTGGAAAGGGAGTAA
- a CDS encoding GntR family transcriptional regulator — translation MQKTKTRKPNLAFTIRDAIQAEIERGELPPGAPLEERALAAKFSVSRTPVREAIQQLAAQNLVRMTPRQGVTVSRMSVPQLRDMLELLGELEALCAKLAARRHSEDLHIALETALQRGRDAARAAATLPSGSIDDYSEANMQFHEAIHAGSRNELLIQHVRPLRRLIRRYNVNIRIMRTPAQMEKSIHDHEQILQAIMAGDESLAFRLMFEHVPVGGNGFSEFLSALPASFFEDSATS, via the coding sequence ATGCAGAAAACAAAAACGCGCAAGCCCAACCTCGCTTTTACGATCAGGGATGCCATCCAGGCGGAAATCGAAAGAGGCGAGTTACCACCCGGAGCGCCTCTCGAAGAACGAGCACTGGCGGCGAAGTTCTCCGTATCGCGCACGCCCGTCCGGGAAGCGATACAGCAACTGGCCGCCCAGAATCTTGTCCGGATGACCCCGCGCCAAGGTGTAACGGTGTCGCGCATGTCGGTACCTCAACTGCGCGACATGTTGGAGCTGCTGGGCGAACTCGAGGCTTTGTGCGCCAAGTTGGCGGCCCGCCGCCACTCGGAAGACCTGCACATTGCGCTGGAAACCGCCCTGCAGAGAGGTCGCGATGCCGCCCGCGCTGCCGCTACCTTGCCGAGTGGCAGCATCGATGACTACAGCGAAGCCAACATGCAGTTCCACGAAGCCATACATGCCGGCAGCCGCAACGAGCTCCTGATCCAGCATGTGCGTCCGCTCCGCCGCCTGATCCGACGCTACAACGTCAACATTCGCATCATGAGAACGCCGGCGCAGATGGAGAAATCGATTCACGACCACGAGCAAATCCTGCAGGCCATCATGGCTGGTGACGAGTCACTCGCCTTTCGACTAATGTTCGAGCACGTGCCTGTCGGTGGCAATGGCTTCTCGGAATTTCTCTCCGCTCTCCCCGCCAGCTTTTTCGAAGACTCTGCCACCTCCTAG
- a CDS encoding MFS transporter, producing MNEDHTAETGAPAPGSAGTMVGPWAPLSRPVFRLLWITGLTANVCSWMFEVAAAWTMTTAPGATPLLVALIQTAATAPVFLFALPSGALADIIDRRHYLIFSQVWVAVVSVAVGALSLAGVLAPGLLFVAAFLMGTGLIMRLPTFASLIQEVVPRNEIPAAVLLYGFALNASRAVGPVIAGAIVALGGTAYVFLMNGALSIAAVVFLIQWRREPSPPSNLPSERFMGAILVGIQFVRNTPALLAVLARGAVFSFFGMASLALLPVVARTQLNGGPTTYSLLVACFGIGALVLAMTVARIRKRFSRDQLVVAAWLLSAATSAMVGLSHDAYLVGIAMLCAGFAWMAAFGAFQVAAQLALPRWVGGRGLALVLMALWIGMACGGVSWGQLATKSSVSTSLLAAAVASLFGLLATLRLKLGGGAEEDLTPSPYWSEANLAAPIEPGQGPVLVAVEYQIDPARADEFLDLMRASRRMRLRNGAISWSIFRDVTNAGLFVEQFMDESWLAHLRHRERLTASELEIRNRKLALHVGENRPTVRYFIGADIPNEK from the coding sequence ATGAACGAGGACCACACTGCCGAAACCGGTGCCCCGGCCCCGGGATCGGCAGGCACTATGGTTGGACCCTGGGCACCTTTAAGTCGTCCGGTTTTCCGCCTGCTCTGGATTACCGGCTTGACGGCCAATGTCTGCAGTTGGATGTTCGAGGTGGCCGCTGCCTGGACCATGACCACCGCTCCGGGTGCGACCCCCCTGTTGGTTGCACTGATCCAGACTGCGGCGACGGCCCCGGTTTTTCTGTTTGCGCTGCCCAGCGGGGCCTTGGCCGACATTATTGATCGTCGCCACTACCTCATTTTTTCGCAAGTCTGGGTGGCAGTAGTCTCCGTTGCCGTTGGTGCCCTGTCGCTCGCAGGGGTGCTGGCACCAGGCCTGTTGTTTGTTGCGGCATTCCTGATGGGAACGGGGCTGATTATGCGCCTGCCTACTTTCGCCTCGCTGATCCAGGAAGTCGTGCCGCGTAATGAAATCCCGGCTGCCGTCTTGCTCTATGGCTTTGCACTGAATGCCTCCCGGGCGGTGGGTCCCGTGATCGCCGGAGCGATAGTCGCGCTGGGCGGTACCGCATATGTATTCTTGATGAACGGGGCGCTGTCCATCGCCGCTGTGGTTTTCCTCATACAGTGGCGGCGTGAGCCGTCACCGCCGAGTAATTTGCCCAGCGAGCGCTTCATGGGGGCAATCCTTGTCGGTATTCAGTTCGTGCGCAACACGCCCGCATTGCTTGCGGTGCTGGCACGCGGAGCTGTCTTCTCCTTCTTTGGCATGGCGTCCCTGGCCTTGCTGCCGGTTGTCGCACGCACCCAGCTCAATGGCGGGCCAACGACCTACAGTCTGCTGGTTGCCTGTTTCGGTATCGGCGCGCTGGTTTTGGCGATGACGGTGGCCAGAATCAGGAAGCGATTTTCGCGGGATCAGCTGGTAGTCGCGGCCTGGCTGCTGAGTGCTGCGACCAGCGCCATGGTCGGTTTGTCGCACGACGCTTATCTGGTTGGCATCGCCATGTTATGCGCCGGCTTCGCCTGGATGGCGGCTTTCGGTGCCTTCCAGGTTGCCGCCCAGCTGGCGCTGCCGCGCTGGGTCGGCGGGCGCGGACTGGCCTTGGTACTTATGGCCTTGTGGATAGGGATGGCATGCGGGGGGGTGTCCTGGGGCCAGTTGGCAACCAAGTCCAGCGTGTCCACCTCGCTATTGGCGGCAGCCGTCGCCTCGCTGTTCGGCCTGCTGGCAACGCTGAGGTTGAAGCTCGGCGGCGGTGCTGAAGAGGACTTGACGCCGTCGCCCTACTGGAGCGAGGCCAACCTTGCCGCACCTATCGAGCCTGGGCAAGGCCCAGTATTGGTTGCCGTGGAGTATCAGATCGACCCTGCGCGCGCCGATGAGTTTCTCGACCTTATGCGGGCGAGTCGCCGCATGCGACTGCGCAATGGAGCAATCTCCTGGTCCATCTTTCGGGACGTCACCAATGCCGGCTTGTTCGTCGAACAATTCATGGACGAGTCCTGGCTGGCGCACCTGCGTCACCGCGAACGCCTCACTGCGAGCGAACTGGAGATACGCAATCGCAAGCTTGCACTCCATGTGGGTGAGAATCGACCCACGGTCAGGTACTTCATCGGGGCGGATATTCCAAATGAGAAATAG
- a CDS encoding GMC family oxidoreductase: MDAYSNSVDYVVIGAGTAGCVVANRLSEQADCSVILLEAGGRDWHPLLRMPVAFVRAIQSPGVNWGFRSEPEPHLDGRIIEVPRGRVLGGSSSVNGMFHIRGHRRDFDTWRELGCDGWGYDDVLPYFKRYETSWRGAGKYHGDEGPVQVRPIDTTKLVTEPLRQAMLAAGYQLTEDYDGELQEGFGRGEVTIDGRGRRASTSRAYLNPVRHRANLVVKTGALTRRILIENGRAVGVEYSRGGRQYKVRARREVVVCGGAYNSPQLLMLSGIGPADDIRKHGIVSRVHLPGVGRNLIEHPRLPMNFLATQPVTFARELRFDRAVLSVLRWALLGNGPFATQICSGTLLLRSRPELDQPDIQLLCNPISLDARLWFPGLVAPTPHCFYVTLCLIQQRSRGRVTLRSADPADAPRIYLNLFSDPEDFATMRRGIEATRTIYRTQPQAALVGRETLPGDDVVSEKDLNAAISAHVGITHHPVGTCKMGVDEQAVVDPQLRVRGVAGLRVADASVMPTIPGANTMAAAIMIGEKAADLILGRQPAPKHTEAA; the protein is encoded by the coding sequence GTGGATGCCTATTCGAACAGCGTCGATTATGTGGTCATAGGGGCTGGAACGGCTGGCTGTGTCGTGGCCAATCGCCTGAGCGAGCAAGCTGACTGCTCTGTGATACTGCTTGAAGCCGGTGGCCGCGACTGGCATCCGTTGCTGCGCATGCCGGTTGCCTTCGTTCGCGCCATACAGTCACCAGGCGTCAACTGGGGCTTTCGTAGTGAACCCGAGCCGCACCTGGACGGAAGGATAATCGAAGTGCCGCGCGGGCGCGTGCTGGGTGGCTCCTCGTCGGTCAACGGCATGTTCCACATACGCGGACACCGGCGCGACTTCGACACTTGGCGCGAACTGGGTTGCGACGGCTGGGGCTATGACGACGTGTTACCCTACTTTAAACGCTACGAGACCAGTTGGCGCGGGGCGGGCAAGTACCATGGCGACGAGGGACCCGTGCAGGTCAGGCCGATCGATACCACCAAGCTCGTCACCGAGCCCTTGCGACAAGCGATGCTTGCTGCTGGCTACCAGTTGACCGAGGACTACGATGGTGAACTGCAGGAGGGCTTCGGCCGCGGCGAAGTCACCATAGACGGGCGCGGGAGACGGGCTAGTACTTCGCGTGCATACCTGAATCCTGTGCGCCATCGCGCCAACCTTGTCGTGAAAACCGGAGCCCTGACCAGGCGCATCCTTATCGAAAACGGCCGTGCCGTCGGTGTCGAATACAGTCGTGGCGGACGCCAGTACAAGGTTAGGGCCAGGCGCGAAGTCGTAGTCTGTGGCGGAGCCTACAATTCGCCACAGCTACTGATGCTATCCGGCATTGGTCCGGCCGACGACATACGCAAACACGGTATCGTGTCCCGGGTCCACCTTCCCGGCGTCGGGCGCAACTTGATCGAGCATCCACGCCTGCCGATGAACTTTCTCGCCACGCAACCCGTGACCTTCGCGCGCGAACTGCGCTTCGATCGTGCCGTTCTCTCTGTCCTGCGTTGGGCCCTTTTAGGCAACGGCCCGTTCGCGACGCAGATCTGCAGTGGTACCCTGCTTTTGCGCAGCCGGCCTGAGCTCGATCAGCCAGACATTCAGTTGTTATGTAACCCGATTTCGCTTGATGCACGCCTGTGGTTCCCCGGCCTTGTCGCACCCACGCCGCATTGTTTTTATGTGACTCTGTGCCTGATCCAGCAGCGCAGTCGCGGCAGGGTGACCTTGCGATCAGCGGATCCCGCCGACGCGCCGAGGATTTATCTCAACCTTTTCTCCGACCCTGAGGACTTCGCCACCATGCGGCGCGGCATCGAGGCAACCCGCACCATCTATCGGACTCAGCCGCAGGCGGCGCTCGTAGGCAGGGAGACGTTACCCGGTGACGACGTGGTGTCGGAAAAGGACTTGAACGCGGCGATCTCCGCGCACGTCGGCATCACGCATCATCCGGTTGGTACCTGCAAGATGGGCGTGGACGAGCAAGCCGTTGTCGATCCGCAACTGCGCGTGCGTGGCGTCGCCGGCCTGCGCGTTGCCGACGCTTCTGTCATGCCCACCATTCCTGGCGCCAATACCATGGCGGCCGCCATTATGATCGGCGAGAAGGCAGCGGACCTAATCCTCGGCCGGCAGCCCGCGCCGAAACACACGGAGGCGGCGTGA
- a CDS encoding Zn-ribbon domain-containing OB-fold protein, with the protein MAPRLHPETEQYWKAATEGRLLVKKCAACGEFHYYPRAICPYCLSDKTEWIQSSGRGQVYSYSAMGKEDAAYTLAYVTLDEGVTMLTNIVDCDASSLHVGLGVKVVFKPSDGGPPVPMFTPA; encoded by the coding sequence ATGGCGCCCCGTCTGCACCCGGAGACTGAACAGTACTGGAAGGCCGCCACCGAAGGGCGATTGCTGGTAAAAAAATGTGCAGCGTGCGGAGAGTTTCACTACTATCCGCGGGCGATCTGCCCTTATTGCCTGAGTGACAAGACAGAGTGGATTCAGTCCTCAGGCAGAGGTCAGGTGTACTCCTACAGCGCCATGGGTAAAGAGGATGCCGCCTACACCCTAGCCTATGTCACGCTCGATGAAGGCGTCACCATGCTCACCAATATTGTGGATTGCGACGCCAGCAGCTTGCACGTTGGTCTGGGCGTTAAGGTGGTCTTCAAGCCTAGTGATGGCGGGCCACCGGTGCCTATGTTCACGCCTGCCTGA